In Cryptomeria japonica chromosome 5, Sugi_1.0, whole genome shotgun sequence, the genomic window TGTACAACTGCTAAATAGACTTCCATTTATTGATCAAATAATATATTGTTCTATGAGTTGTCTTTCACTACTTAATAGGCATTTGTCTCTTAACTATGAGAATGATTGATATTAGAGAACTTCAAGCCACCTAGACTTGTGATTGATAAAAGTCCTTTAGCATAGAATTGAGACTCATCTTTGGTAGATGAATGAATATATTGATCATTAGATttggtattcaaatgaaaaaaGGACTTACTTCTTTAAAAAGGTGAAGGGAACAAGAACACAATATAGAGAATAGTCAAGTCTCTCTCTTATCTTACAATAACACCGATGTAAACTTTTAGAATTTGTATGCCTATATCTTTTGACTTGTAATTGAAAATAGGTTGTGCTAAAAAATACTGCGGTGCTTGCATGGAGGTGAGAGGAGGAAACCTTGGCTTGTTTCAATTGCAAGTCAAGCCCTTGGAAGGTTGTTGTACAATTTCCTAGACACATGAGGAATGCAAGAATAATATGCCTAATGATGTAGAGATGAGACTTTAAAGTCTTCTATTATCAAATAGTATTTTTAAGTTGTGATTTCGTATTTGTAAATGATTCCCAAATGTCTTATTAATGGCCTACGTCTATCTATAAATAATTGTTCTTAGTCACTTAATCTTTTAGATTTATAAATTGACAAATTGCAACTAATTTCATAAAAATTAGATAGATGCATTTTGAATACTATACCTTAGGTCATGTTACATGATTCAATCTATAGACAAATCTAAGCTTATCTAAAATAATGATCTAATCCTACCTAACACAATGTATAAAAAAATCATGTTACATGATTCAATCTATTGACAAATCTAAGCTTATCTAAAATTGTGATCTAATCTTACCTAAcacaatatataaaaaaattgaaaaattaaaataaacacttaattataaatttataatatatataaaaaagaatataaaatgaAAAAACGATAAAGCTTTTTAAGATTTATAATTACacataatttattataaaaaatttgttgtcaaataattatataataatatatatttatataacatTGTTTTGACCTAAAACATATAAAAACCAAAATCGATTAATATTGTCTAAAAACTGAAACATCTCGCTGCACCAAAATTCACCGTAATAAACGTGTTCACCCCGGTGAAGGATATCATAATAGCGCTTTTCCAATGTCTTAGTTTCTGTGCTTGATAATGTTATTGTTTGCACCCTGCTCGTTTTCTTGATAAATTTGTCTTCCTCTGCCATGACATGAAGAACCATTGAGCAACCATACACTCTTATCTTCTCAACATTCTTCAAATTCCAGTAACACTGTGGTAACCTCTGTAATGCCTCACACTTCATTATTGTCAATATTTTAAGTGAAGGCAGTGCTCCCTCCTCTACCATTGGCAGCTGCTCTAATTTATCCACCTCAACCACTGAAAATACCTCAAGCTTAGGAAATCCTCCCCCCTTTCCGAATTCTTCTGGGAACTTCTCTATGTTGGGGCACTTAACAATCTGTAAATGCTTCAGATTCTCAAGCTTCTGCAACGGGGGTAATTGTTTCAACTTGCCACAGTTGAACAATCTAATGCTGCCCATATTTTTAAATTTACAAACTGAATCCTCTATTTGGATTAAGTGAGGACATGCTAACCAGAGTATCCTCAATTTAGACATGGCAGTCATGTCATGTGGGAGCTTTTCTGTATCTGCCAGATCTAAAAATAGAGATTCCATCTGCTTCATGGTTCCGAGCATTCCTTCTCGAACTATTTCACCCTTATTTGCAAGCACCAACCATTTGAGTTGGTTTAGGGTACCCAAATCATTAATTGAAAGCTGACCTGTTCTGCACTTCTTCCATGCTCCATTTCGAGGACTGCCTGCAGTCAGGTACTTCAGAGACCTAAGGTGTGAGATCCCATAAGGCATACACTGCAGATGATTACATGAACCAATGTCCAAAATTTGTAGGGAAGTCAACTTAGAAATGCTGGATGGGAGTTGTGTAATATCAGATTGATAAAGATCCAATACTTGAAGGTTTCTAAGGGTGCCGACAGAGTAGGGCAGTTTCTTGATTGGAACAAAGCATAATCTGAGACAAACCAAATGCTTCAAGCTTCCCACATTTTTTGGCAACGACTGGAGGGCAGTCCGTGACAAATCCAAAACCCTGAGAGCGGTCATACTCCCAATCACTTCTTTAGGAATTTCCGTCAAAGATGTATTACCAGCCAGTAGCAAGGAGCGGATATAGGGAGCTCCGAATGCCTTTGGAACCTTAGTCAAACAGTTGTCCATTAATGAAATTCTGATGTGTCCCTCACATTCATCAGCAGGAAACTCTCCCAAATCTCTGTGTGCCTGGAAgaagcatttttcttctttttcagcaaTTTGGTGTGCTAAAAAGTGGTGCAATACATCATGCACCCTAAAATTGATCACCTTTCCGTCGTGATCCTTATGGATTGGTTCAATAAGGCATCGGTCTGCTAACAAATTGATGTATATCTCTCCAATTTGGACAGGATCCTGCCCGCGTACCAACCCTTCTCCAATCCAGTACTTGATGGTAATTCCAGCCATGATGACTTCGTCTTCTGAGAAAGCAGCGAGGCAGAGGAAGCACAACTGCAAGGAAATGCCATAGCCTGGTAAGTCGGCCAAAGCATCGTAGCTTAGTCTCAACTTGCTTGAAAGCGAGTGCGTAACATCATTCTGCAATCTCTGGAGTGCGAATTCCCATTCATTTGACTGAGCAACACCTGCCATTGCCTGTCCGACTACCTTGAGTGCTAAGGGAAGCCCCCCGCACTCCTTGCAAACTCGTCTCGCTATTTCCTGGTTAATGCTCATGGGCAAAACTCCATCACTGTGTGGAAAAGCATGGGAAGAAAACAATTTCCAGCTCTCATCCTCAGTCAGGTCTCGCATTTGGATAATTGATGTAGGTGAAACACCCAACTGTGAGAGCACACTCTTACTTCTGGAAGTGGCAATGATGATGTTTGAGTTATGGAGTGGAGATTGAGGAACACACAGCTCCTCTAACAAGGATTTTGCACTTGTTTCCCAAACATCGTCTAAAAACAGGGCAAACTTGTGTTTTCTCATGCTTTCATTCAGCCAAGTTTTCACATGGTCTTCATGTCTACTGtccaatatttcatttactttaagAGCTATTTGTTTCACAAGGTCATTTCTGAGGGCATTGAAAGATGGATTTTGTGAAATAGTAAGCCAAAGCATCAAGTCATTGCAAAAGAGACTCTGTACCTGATCGCTGTTGAACAGTCGTTTGAGTAACAGAGTCTTACCGGCGCCGCCTTTCCCAACAAGGCCGAAACGAGACACGTTTTTGTGCTGCTGTGAATCAATCAGCTCCTTCATTCTGGTTAACGCAGAATCTTGTCCGACAATGAGTGCCTCCTCAATATACTTTGTGTTTGGAGCAGCTGAAGAATTAGATGGAAAGAGATCTCCGAATGTGCCGGCAAGCGCCGAAGTATGCAGCTTAAGAGAATCCTTCCCCACTTTAATCTGCTCCAGAAGTTGCTGATTTGTCACATGCAGCTGTAGTTGATGAAGAAAAGCAACGGAAGGCGTTGAAGCTAG contains:
- the LOC131043404 gene encoding probable disease resistance protein At1g61300 translates to MAQHLREGGERRMSGENRGRAGEAHAGVRAVERGGSGESFSRISVFFLRYPQMADPGFIPGMIDYAIHLAVSQVIHHINVAIRCRKELDALKALLLKVQLMDMEMQNYRKALNCGRVNTSSEPPLPFAVNNWLNELNALLDEASDLVQHCNVQSYWHLFPRYRTSRKIRRLIEKVEKHLASTPSVAFLHQLQLHVTNQQLLEQIKVGKDSLKLHTSALAGTFGDLFPSNSSAAPNTKYIEEALIVGQDSALTRMKELIDSQQHKNVSRFGLVGKGGAGKTLLLKRLFNSDQVQSLFCNDLMLWLTISQNPSFNALRNDLVKQIALKVNEILDSRHEDHVKTWLNESMRKHKFALFLDDVWETSAKSLLEELCVPQSPLHNSNIIIATSRSKSVLSQLGVSPTSIIQMRDLTEDESWKLFSSHAFPHSDGVLPMSINQEIARRVCKECGGLPLALKVVGQAMAGVAQSNEWEFALQRLQNDVTHSLSSKLRLSYDALADLPGYGISLQLCFLCLAAFSEDEVIMAGITIKYWIGEGLVRGQDPVQIGEIYINLLADRCLIEPIHKDHDGKVINFRVHDVLHHFLAHQIAEKEEKCFFQAHRDLGEFPADECEGHIRISLMDNCLTKVPKAFGAPYIRSLLLAGNTSLTEIPKEVIGSMTALRVLDLSRTALQSLPKNVGSLKHLVCLRLCFVPIKKLPYSVGTLRNLQVLDLYQSDITQLPSSISKLTSLQILDIGSCNHLQCMPYGISHLRSLKYLTAGSPRNGAWKKCRTGQLSINDLGTLNQLKWLVLANKGEIVREGMLGTMKQMESLFLDLADTEKLPHDMTAMSKLRILWLACPHLIQIEDSVCKFKNMGSIRLFNCGKLKQLPPLQKLENLKHLQIVKCPNIEKFPEEFGKGGGFPKLEVFSVVEVDKLEQLPMVEEGALPSLKILTIMKCEALQRLPQCYWNLKNVEKIRVYGCSMVLHVMAEEDKFIKKTSRVQTITLSSTETKTLEKRYYDILHRGEHVYYGEFWCSEMFQFLDNINRFWFLYVLGQNNVI